The following proteins are encoded in a genomic region of Candidatus Hydrogenedentota bacterium:
- a CDS encoding Zn-dependent exopeptidase M28: MGKAEMRRDIEYLAGNLTHRGASTKSERSAAEYIRDRLTLVTPDVEIDDFFAIESPWLLFASYYGEAVVVALLASWEPWLAFTYGCIVFLLYLAEFSGYRILGNLLPQYETQNVVARLHALRPERLIVITAHYDSPRDHFLRRPEVERWLRPAHILVVVSMVILLVCCVLRDVALFEDWSIRPDLIVQWSCLGVLIGAAFAVGSCELSNDYVRGASDNASGVAVMLELADRIQRAPVENSDIWFLATGSKETWLSGMRHFLRVHRLDKSNTYFINVDDVGQGDVFYTRAEGLLHTFKSDPELIKAAQAASRESTASPIVHRGLPTDAYLAYTRGYKAIGITARGGRTDFDVEGDRPGEIDYTTVEHTADFVEAVVRNLAGPPDTKTGGLQ, from the coding sequence GTGGGCAAGGCGGAAATGCGCCGCGATATCGAATATCTCGCGGGCAATCTGACACACCGGGGCGCGAGCACCAAGAGCGAGCGGTCCGCCGCGGAGTACATTCGCGACCGGCTGACCCTCGTAACCCCGGACGTGGAAATCGACGATTTCTTTGCCATAGAGAGTCCATGGCTTCTGTTTGCCTCCTACTATGGCGAAGCCGTTGTCGTTGCATTGCTCGCATCCTGGGAACCATGGCTGGCGTTTACTTACGGCTGCATTGTATTCCTCCTTTATCTCGCCGAATTCTCCGGTTACCGTATCCTGGGGAATCTGCTGCCCCAGTATGAAACTCAGAATGTTGTCGCGAGGCTGCACGCGCTCAGGCCGGAACGACTCATTGTGATTACCGCGCACTACGATAGCCCCCGCGACCACTTCTTGCGGCGTCCGGAGGTGGAACGATGGTTGCGCCCCGCTCACATTTTGGTTGTGGTCTCCATGGTTATCCTATTGGTCTGTTGTGTCCTCCGCGATGTGGCGCTTTTCGAGGACTGGTCAATCAGGCCCGACCTTATCGTTCAATGGAGCTGTCTTGGTGTCCTTATCGGCGCCGCATTTGCAGTTGGTTCCTGCGAATTGTCGAATGACTATGTGCGCGGCGCATCAGACAATGCGTCCGGCGTAGCGGTCATGCTGGAACTCGCGGACCGCATTCAACGGGCTCCCGTGGAAAATTCAGATATTTGGTTCTTGGCGACTGGCAGTAAAGAAACGTGGCTGAGCGGGATGCGGCACTTCCTTCGTGTGCATCGCTTAGACAAATCGAACACCTACTTCATCAACGTCGACGATGTGGGCCAGGGCGATGTGTTTTACACGAGGGCGGAAGGCCTGCTACACACTTTTAAGTCCGATCCAGAGTTGATTAAAGCGGCGCAAGCGGCTTCACGGGAGTCTACCGCTTCGCCAATTGTACATCGCGGCTTACCAACGGATGCTTACCTTGCGTATACGCGCGGTTACAAGGCGATAGGGATTACGGCACGTGGTGGGCGTACGGACTTTGACGTGGAGGGGGACCGGCCCGGCGAGATAGATTATACGACGGTGGAGCACACCGCTGACTTTGTGGAGGCTGTGGTACGAAATCTGGCAGGGCCCCCCGACACAAAAACCGGCGGTTTGCAGTAA